The following are encoded in a window of Planctomycetaceae bacterium genomic DNA:
- the mscL gene encoding large-conductance mechanosensitive channel protein MscL, with protein sequence MKKCIALFNVWHNIQIMKIWQEFKQFAIKGNAIDMAVAIIIGTSFNKVVNSLVNDVIMPPIGFVLGGVDFKNLQVILKPETLTAANDKLPAVALRYGMFINTLIDFLIVAFTMFMVVKLMNKILTARAKNISKEEKK encoded by the coding sequence ATGAAGAAATGTATTGCATTATTTAATGTATGGCATAATATTCAGATTATGAAGATTTGGCAGGAATTTAAACAGTTCGCGATTAAAGGCAACGCCATCGATATGGCAGTCGCAATCATCATCGGCACATCTTTTAATAAGGTTGTAAACTCTTTAGTCAACGATGTAATTATGCCGCCGATAGGTTTTGTTCTCGGCGGTGTTGATTTCAAGAATCTTCAGGTTATCCTAAAACCAGAGACGCTGACAGCTGCTAACGACAAACTGCCGGCCGTGGCATTACGTTATGGTATGTTCATCAATACACTCATAGATTTTCTCATAGTCGCTTTTACAATGTTTATGGTAGTTAAACTAATGAACAAAATCCTAACCGCACGCGCCAAAAATATTTCCAAAGAAGAAAAGAAATAG
- a CDS encoding beta-glucosidase — translation MENEKSTSFPNNFIWAAASASYQIEGAFNKDGKGLSVWDTFCKQPGKVYSGNTGDIACDHYNRFEEDCKIMKDIGLKAYRLSISWPRVLPDGIGKVNEKGLEFYDKLIDKLLEYGIEPWVTLFHWDYPQSLFEKGGWLNPQSPDWFAEYTKVVIDRLSNRVSKWIPQNEPQCFIDLGHRTGYHAPGLKLELPQLLLAAHNSLLAHGKSVQIIRANAKLKPSIGTALVGLPAIPTSENFINVEVTKRAMFSVFDNSLMNNSWFADPVLLGKYPEDGLKKFAEEMPKFRDDDMKTIFQPLDFIGLNIYRGWKVRPSLKTGAEIVPAPEGFPLTTMDWEVTPEALYWGPKFFYERYKLPIVITENGMANCDWIYEDGKVHDPQRIDFVTKHLKQYKRAIDEGIPCKGYFHWCLTDNFEWAYGYSKRFGLVYVDYQTQKRTLKDSAHWYKDIIATNGANL, via the coding sequence ATGGAAAATGAAAAAAGTACATCGTTCCCGAACAACTTTATATGGGCGGCGGCATCCGCAAGTTATCAAATCGAAGGCGCCTTCAATAAAGACGGCAAAGGCCTGTCCGTATGGGATACATTCTGCAAACAGCCGGGCAAGGTTTACTCCGGCAACACCGGAGATATCGCCTGCGACCACTATAACAGGTTCGAAGAAGACTGCAAAATAATGAAGGACATCGGCTTAAAGGCTTATCGGCTTTCAATCTCCTGGCCAAGAGTCCTGCCCGACGGCATCGGCAAAGTAAACGAAAAAGGCCTTGAGTTTTACGACAAGCTGATTGATAAACTCCTCGAATACGGCATTGAACCGTGGGTAACACTTTTCCATTGGGATTATCCGCAGAGTTTGTTTGAAAAAGGCGGCTGGCTAAATCCGCAAAGCCCGGATTGGTTCGCAGAATATACAAAGGTTGTGATTGACAGACTTTCAAACCGCGTCAGCAAATGGATTCCGCAAAACGAACCGCAGTGTTTTATTGATTTGGGACATCGCACGGGCTATCACGCGCCGGGATTGAAGCTCGAATTGCCGCAACTGCTGCTCGCTGCGCATAATTCACTGCTCGCGCACGGCAAATCGGTACAGATAATCCGTGCAAACGCAAAATTAAAACCGTCAATCGGCACCGCATTGGTTGGCCTGCCGGCAATTCCAACCAGTGAAAATTTCATCAATGTCGAGGTTACCAAAAGAGCAATGTTCTCTGTATTCGACAACTCGCTTATGAATAACTCATGGTTTGCAGACCCTGTGCTGCTGGGCAAATACCCTGAAGACGGCCTGAAAAAATTCGCGGAAGAAATGCCGAAGTTCCGCGATGATGATATGAAGACGATTTTTCAGCCGCTCGATTTTATCGGCTTAAATATCTATCGTGGATGGAAAGTTCGTCCATCGTTAAAAACAGGGGCAGAAATTGTGCCTGCTCCGGAAGGTTTCCCATTGACGACAATGGATTGGGAAGTTACGCCGGAGGCACTGTATTGGGGCCCGAAATTTTTCTACGAAAGATATAAACTGCCGATAGTCATTACCGAAAACGGAATGGCAAATTGCGATTGGATTTATGAAGATGGCAAAGTCCATGACCCGCAGCGAATTGATTTCGTTACAAAGCATCTCAAGCAGTACAAACGCGCGATAGACGAAGGCATCCCGTGCAAAGGTTATTTCCATTGGTGTCTTACGGATAATTTCGAATGGGCGTATGGCTACAGCAAACGTTTTGGACTTGTCTATGTTGATTACCAAACCCAAAAACGCACGCTGAAAGATTCGGCGCATTGGTATAAAGATATAATTGCGACAAACGGAGCAAATTTGTGA
- a CDS encoding PEP-CTERM sorting domain-containing protein, protein MRRKIILCLCGVVILSCSISASAAQWQPWYDIQHNFILRPGGSIVPKVIWYEFEHTWAVDNASPAPYDFDVNPLAQPANFARFGTDRGKRNGDVINSGGAKVNKDTFNVPQGGGVGSGSITSNDPGSTGRANSSVTVNPFVAGGNVTGNVHVWGDATANGTGSERGAYGFSYSGVTAQGGRALKNGRIAWNPVFRAAVSGSAGGATWGTDPINITVHDLVTDETLIETLLFIECELNGMNDEIDWSNGMLSLDATDAVFHIDISSQYTVQRGYLDLAVENGVITTSSDGGIFDGILPSIGGSGTFDVALSSEMILDYDMGEFDGHDLDVTLDWCGTGAAIVPEPATIMMLSTGGFAFVRKRRA, encoded by the coding sequence ATGCGAAGAAAAATTATTTTATGTTTGTGTGGTGTTGTAATTTTGTCGTGCAGTATTTCTGCATCGGCAGCGCAGTGGCAGCCATGGTATGATATCCAGCACAATTTCATACTTCGCCCTGGCGGTTCGATCGTACCAAAAGTTATATGGTATGAGTTTGAACACACATGGGCGGTCGATAACGCCAGTCCCGCACCGTATGATTTCGATGTCAATCCTCTCGCACAGCCGGCTAATTTTGCCCGTTTCGGCACAGATCGAGGCAAACGAAATGGCGATGTCATTAACTCCGGAGGAGCAAAAGTAAATAAGGATACGTTCAACGTTCCTCAAGGAGGCGGCGTGGGATCTGGCAGCATTACCTCGAATGATCCTGGTTCCACAGGCAGAGCAAATTCATCAGTAACTGTCAACCCGTTTGTCGCAGGCGGAAATGTAACTGGCAATGTGCATGTTTGGGGCGATGCGACAGCAAACGGTACGGGCTCGGAAAGAGGCGCCTATGGTTTCAGCTACTCCGGTGTTACCGCACAAGGCGGAAGAGCCTTAAAAAATGGACGAATCGCATGGAATCCCGTCTTTAGGGCGGCTGTATCCGGTTCGGCAGGCGGAGCTACATGGGGAACAGACCCAATCAATATTACCGTGCATGATTTGGTAACCGATGAAACGCTTATTGAGACGTTACTATTTATCGAGTGCGAACTGAACGGAATGAACGATGAAATTGACTGGAGCAACGGGATGTTGTCATTGGATGCAACCGATGCGGTATTTCACATCGACATCAGCAGCCAATACACTGTCCAACGGGGATATTTAGATTTGGCTGTTGAAAACGGTGTTATCACCACGTCTTCTGATGGCGGTATTTTTGATGGTATATTACCGTCAATTGGTGGTTCTGGAACTTTTGATGTGGCTTTGAGCAGTGAAATGATATTGGACTATGATATGGGCGAATTCGACGGCCACGACCTTGATGTTACACTTGATTGGTGCGGAACAGGTGCGGCGATTGTGCCGGAACCGGCAACTATTATGATGCTTAGTACTGGCGGATTTGCATTTGTACGAAAACGCAGAGCTTAA